Proteins found in one Pseudomonas sp. P8_241 genomic segment:
- a CDS encoding PAS domain-containing methyl-accepting chemotaxis protein codes for MRNNQPITQRERTFPAQQRLISTTDAKGVITYCNDDFVEISGFSREELIRAPHNLVRHPDVPAAVFAHMWATLKQGLPWMGIVKNRCKTGDHYWVNAYVTPVFDGNQVIGYESVRVKPTAEQIRRAEALYQRINQGKSAIPSSDKWLPVLQDWLPFILVSQLSFMIGATLNSQWGFALAAGLSVPLGLMGLSWQQRGLKRLLRLAEQTTSDPLIAQMYTDSRGAQARLEMSILSQEARLKTCLTRLQDTAEHLNDQAKQSDALAHKSSSGLERQRVETEQVATAVNQMAATTQEVASHVQRTADATQEANRLTSRGRDIAGETREAIQRLSVVVGETGQTVTQLAKDSNEIGGVVDVIKGIADQTNLLALNAAIEAARAGEMGRGFAVVADEVRQLAQRTSESTGQIHALIAKLQQTAGTAVQTMEAGHRQAEEGVARVLEADQALVGISEAVANITDMTTQIAAATEEQSAVAEEISRNISNISELADQTSEQAQNSALLSEELTKTANTQYSLVERFNR; via the coding sequence ATGCGTAACAACCAGCCCATTACACAACGTGAACGGACCTTCCCGGCTCAGCAACGGTTGATTTCCACCACCGATGCCAAGGGCGTGATTACTTACTGCAACGACGATTTCGTCGAAATCAGCGGGTTTTCCCGGGAAGAACTCATCCGTGCGCCGCATAACCTGGTGCGTCACCCCGACGTTCCGGCTGCGGTCTTCGCGCATATGTGGGCGACACTGAAGCAAGGCTTGCCATGGATGGGCATTGTCAAGAACCGCTGCAAGACCGGTGACCACTATTGGGTCAATGCCTATGTCACGCCGGTCTTCGATGGCAATCAGGTGATCGGTTACGAGTCGGTGCGGGTCAAGCCCACCGCCGAACAGATCCGCCGTGCCGAGGCGCTATACCAACGCATCAACCAGGGCAAGTCGGCCATTCCCTCCTCGGATAAATGGCTGCCGGTTCTCCAGGACTGGCTGCCGTTCATTCTGGTCAGCCAACTGAGCTTCATGATCGGCGCGACACTGAACTCCCAATGGGGCTTCGCTCTGGCTGCCGGCCTCTCGGTGCCGCTGGGCCTGATGGGGCTGAGCTGGCAACAGCGCGGCCTCAAGCGTTTGTTGCGCCTGGCCGAGCAGACCACCTCCGACCCGCTGATCGCGCAGATGTATACCGACAGTCGCGGCGCCCAGGCGCGCCTGGAGATGTCGATCCTCAGCCAGGAAGCACGCCTGAAAACCTGCCTGACCCGCCTGCAGGACACCGCTGAGCACCTGAACGATCAGGCCAAACAATCCGACGCCCTGGCCCACAAGAGCTCCAGCGGCCTGGAACGCCAACGCGTCGAAACCGAGCAGGTGGCGACCGCCGTCAACCAGATGGCCGCCACCACCCAGGAAGTCGCCAGCCATGTGCAGCGCACCGCCGATGCCACTCAGGAAGCCAATCGCCTGACCAGTCGTGGTCGTGACATCGCCGGTGAAACCCGCGAAGCCATCCAGCGCCTGTCGGTGGTGGTGGGTGAAACCGGTCAGACCGTGACTCAACTGGCCAAGGACAGCAACGAAATCGGTGGCGTGGTCGATGTGATCAAAGGCATCGCCGACCAGACCAACCTGCTGGCACTGAACGCGGCCATCGAAGCGGCCCGTGCCGGCGAGATGGGGCGCGGTTTTGCGGTAGTGGCCGACGAAGTCCGCCAACTGGCGCAACGCACCAGCGAATCCACCGGGCAGATTCATGCGCTGATCGCCAAGCTGCAACAAACCGCCGGCACCGCCGTGCAAACCATGGAAGCCGGGCATCGTCAGGCCGAAGAAGGTGTGGCACGGGTGCTGGAAGCGGATCAGGCGCTGGTGGGGATCAGCGAAGCGGTGGCCAACATCACCGACATGACCACCCAGATCGCGGCTGCGACCGAAGAGCAGAGCGCCGTGGCAGAGGAGATCAGCCGCAACATCAGCAATATTTCGGAACTGGCGGACCAGACCTCGGAACAGGCGCAGAATTCGGCGCTGTTGAGCGAGGAACTGACGAAGACGGCCAATACCCAATATTCGCTGGTGGAGCGGTTTAACCGCTAG
- a CDS encoding alpha/beta fold hydrolase — MDKEHKASIDGDQWAQCVRDHGWLWNAAAGKASATLVLAHGAGAPMDSDWMTDMAARLAAQGVNVLRFEFPYMVQRRIDGSKRPPNPAPKLLECWREVYAVVRRHVTGPLAIGGKSMGGRMASLLADELGADALVCLGYPFYAVGKPEKPRVEHLASLKTRTLIVQGERDALGNREAVEGYALSPSIEVFWLVAGDHDLKPLKVSGFSHVQHLAAAAQKVAAFL; from the coding sequence ATGGACAAAGAGCACAAGGCCAGTATTGACGGGGATCAATGGGCGCAGTGCGTGCGGGATCATGGATGGCTGTGGAATGCCGCTGCCGGCAAGGCTTCGGCAACGCTGGTTCTTGCCCATGGCGCCGGCGCACCGATGGACAGCGACTGGATGACCGACATGGCTGCACGCCTCGCCGCGCAAGGCGTGAACGTATTGCGCTTCGAGTTTCCCTACATGGTGCAGCGACGTATCGACGGCAGTAAACGCCCGCCGAACCCGGCTCCGAAACTGCTGGAGTGCTGGCGTGAGGTGTATGCCGTGGTGCGACGCCATGTCACTGGGCCGCTGGCCATTGGTGGCAAGTCCATGGGCGGGCGGATGGCCAGTTTGCTGGCGGATGAATTGGGGGCGGATGCGCTGGTGTGCCTGGGTTATCCGTTTTATGCCGTGGGCAAGCCGGAGAAGCCGCGGGTGGAGCATTTGGCTTCTTTGAAAACCCGCACGTTGATCGTGCAGGGTGAAAGGGATGCACTGGGTAATCGCGAGGCGGTCGAGGGTTATGCGTTATCGCCGAGTATTGAGGTGTTCTGGCTGGTGGCGGGGGATCATGATTTGAAACCGTTGAAGGTTTCCGGGTTTAGTCATGTGCAGCATTTGGCGGCTGCGGCGCAGAAGGTTGCAGCGTTTCTGTAG
- the ccoN gene encoding cytochrome-c oxidase, cbb3-type subunit I — translation MNTSISTAYNYKVVRQFAIMTVVWGIVGMGLGVFLAAQLVWPELNFNLPWTSFGRLRPLHTNAVIFAFGGCALFASSFYSVQRTCQTQLFAPKIAAFCFWGWQLVILLAAISLPLGYTSSKEYAELEWPIDILITIVWVAYAIVFFGTIMQRKTKHIYVGNWFFGAFIVTVAILHIVNNMELPVSFTKSYSLYSGATDAMVQWWYGHNAVGFFLTAGFLGMMYYFVPKQAERPVYSYRLSIVHFWALITLYIWAGPHHLHYTALPDWAQSLGMVMSLVLLAPSWGGMINGMMTLSGAWHKLRSDPILRFLVVSLAFYGMSTFEGPMMAIKTVNALSHYTDWTIGHVHAGALGWVAMISIGALYHMIPKVFGREQMHSIGLINAHFWLATIGTVLYIASMWVNGIAQGLMWRAVNEDGTLTYSFVETLVASHPGFVVRLVGGAIFLSGMFLMAYNTWRTVRASQPADVAAAAQMA, via the coding sequence ATGAACACTTCTATCAGTACCGCCTACAACTACAAGGTGGTCCGCCAATTCGCCATTATGACGGTGGTGTGGGGCATCGTCGGCATGGGGCTCGGGGTTTTTCTCGCGGCCCAGTTGGTCTGGCCCGAACTCAACTTCAATTTGCCATGGACCAGCTTTGGCCGCTTGCGCCCGCTGCACACCAACGCGGTGATCTTCGCCTTTGGCGGCTGCGCGTTGTTCGCCAGCTCGTTCTATTCGGTACAACGCACCTGCCAGACACAATTGTTCGCGCCGAAAATCGCCGCGTTCTGCTTCTGGGGCTGGCAACTGGTGATTCTGCTGGCGGCCATCAGCCTGCCGCTGGGTTACACCAGCTCCAAGGAATACGCCGAACTGGAATGGCCGATCGACATCCTGATCACCATCGTCTGGGTCGCCTACGCCATCGTGTTCTTCGGCACGATCATGCAGCGCAAGACCAAGCACATTTATGTGGGTAACTGGTTCTTCGGCGCGTTCATCGTCACCGTGGCGATCCTGCACATCGTCAACAACATGGAACTGCCCGTCAGCTTCACCAAGTCCTACTCGCTCTACTCCGGCGCCACCGACGCGATGGTGCAGTGGTGGTACGGGCACAACGCCGTGGGCTTTTTCCTCACCGCCGGTTTCCTCGGGATGATGTACTACTTCGTGCCGAAACAGGCCGAGCGTCCGGTGTATTCCTATCGCCTGTCGATTGTGCACTTCTGGGCCTTGATCACCCTGTACATCTGGGCAGGCCCCCATCACTTGCACTACACCGCACTGCCGGACTGGGCACAGTCGCTGGGCATGGTGATGTCGCTGGTTCTGCTGGCACCGAGCTGGGGCGGCATGATCAACGGCATGATGACCCTGTCGGGCGCGTGGCATAAGTTGCGCAGCGACCCGATCCTGCGTTTCCTCGTGGTGTCGCTGGCGTTCTACGGCATGTCGACCTTCGAAGGGCCGATGATGGCGATCAAGACGGTCAACGCCCTCTCCCACTACACCGACTGGACCATCGGCCACGTACACGCCGGCGCGCTCGGCTGGGTGGCGATGATTTCCATCGGCGCGCTGTACCACATGATCCCGAAAGTCTTCGGCCGCGAGCAGATGCACAGCATCGGCCTGATCAACGCGCACTTCTGGCTCGCCACCATCGGCACCGTTCTGTACATCGCCTCGATGTGGGTCAACGGCATCGCCCAGGGCCTGATGTGGCGTGCAGTGAACGAGGACGGCACGCTGACCTACTCCTTCGTCGAGACATTGGTGGCCAGCCACCCTGGCTTCGTCGTGCGGTTGGTGGGCGGCGCGATCTTCCTCAGCGGCATGTTCCTGATGGCCTACAACACCTGGCGCACCGTGCGGGCCTCGCAGCCTGCCGACGTCGCCGCTGCCGCGCAGATGGCCTGA
- the ccoO gene encoding cytochrome-c oxidase, cbb3-type subunit II, translating to MKHETIEKNVGLLLLLMILAVSIGGLTQIVPLFFQDVTNKPVEGMKPYTALQLEGRDIYIREGCVGCHSQMIRPFRAETERYGHYSVAGESVWDHPFLWGSKRTGPDLARVGARYSDDWHRAHLYNPRNVVPESKMPAYPWLVSNPVDSSHTETKIKAMRTLGVPYTDEDIAGATASLKGKSEMDALVAYLQVLGTAIKSKR from the coding sequence ATGAAACACGAAACTATCGAAAAAAACGTCGGCCTGTTACTGCTGCTGATGATCCTGGCCGTGAGCATTGGCGGCCTGACACAGATCGTCCCGCTGTTCTTTCAGGACGTCACCAATAAGCCGGTGGAAGGCATGAAGCCCTACACCGCATTGCAACTGGAAGGCCGCGACATCTATATCCGCGAAGGCTGCGTTGGTTGTCACTCGCAGATGATCCGGCCGTTTCGCGCCGAGACCGAGCGCTACGGCCACTACTCGGTAGCCGGCGAAAGCGTCTGGGATCACCCGTTCCTGTGGGGCTCGAAACGTACCGGCCCGGACCTGGCCCGCGTTGGCGCGCGTTACTCCGACGACTGGCACCGCGCCCACTTGTACAACCCGCGCAACGTCGTGCCCGAGTCGAAGATGCCAGCCTACCCGTGGCTGGTGTCAAACCCGGTCGACAGCAGTCACACCGAAACCAAGATCAAGGCCATGCGTACTTTGGGCGTGCCGTACACCGACGAAGACATCGCCGGCGCCACCGCGTCGCTCAAGGGCAAGAGCGAAATGGACGCACTGGTCGCCTATCTGCAAGTGCTCGGCACTGCCATCAAGAGCAAGAGGTGA
- a CDS encoding cbb3-type cytochrome oxidase subunit 3, translating to MVVELSTGMIRGLGTVVVFVAFIGLTLWVFNGKRAPDFAEARLLPFADEPQADINEESATRSTRS from the coding sequence ATGGTCGTTGAATTGAGCACTGGAATGATTCGCGGCCTCGGCACTGTCGTGGTGTTCGTGGCCTTCATCGGCCTGACCCTGTGGGTGTTCAACGGCAAGCGCGCCCCGGATTTCGCCGAAGCGCGCCTGCTGCCCTTCGCCGATGAGCCGCAAGCCGACATCAATGAAGAATCTGCAACAAGGAGTACTCGGTCATGA
- the ccoP gene encoding cytochrome-c oxidase, cbb3-type subunit III, whose amino-acid sequence MTTFWSTWICVLTIGSLIGLTWLLLSTRKGETKGSVDQTMGHSFDGIEEYDNPLPQWWFMLFVGTLVFAVGYLILYPGLGNWKGILPGYENGWTGVHEWEKEMDKADAKFGPIFAKFSAMPLEEVAKDPQALKMGGRLFASNCSVCHGSDAKGAFGFPNLTDNDWRWGGHPETIKATILGGRMAAMPAWGEILGEGGVKNVAAYVRHDLAGLPLPAGSTADLQAGQQAFNTTCVACHGAKGQGTEAMGAPNLTHPAGFIYGTSLTQLEQTIRHGRQGHMPAQNEMLGNDKVQLLAAYVYSLSHAPRSEHLLAEDTGE is encoded by the coding sequence ATGACCACCTTCTGGAGTACGTGGATCTGCGTACTGACCATCGGCAGCCTGATCGGCCTGACCTGGCTGCTGCTCAGCACCCGCAAGGGCGAAACCAAGGGCAGTGTCGACCAGACCATGGGCCATAGCTTCGACGGCATCGAGGAGTACGACAACCCGTTGCCGCAATGGTGGTTCATGTTGTTCGTGGGCACGCTGGTGTTTGCCGTCGGTTATCTGATCCTTTATCCGGGCCTGGGCAACTGGAAAGGCATCCTGCCCGGCTATGAAAATGGCTGGACCGGCGTGCACGAGTGGGAAAAGGAAATGGACAAGGCTGACGCCAAGTTCGGGCCGATCTTCGCCAAATTTTCTGCGATGCCCCTGGAAGAAGTCGCGAAAGACCCGCAAGCGTTGAAAATGGGTGGACGCCTGTTCGCCTCCAACTGTTCGGTGTGCCACGGCTCGGATGCCAAAGGTGCGTTCGGCTTCCCCAACCTGACTGACAACGACTGGCGCTGGGGCGGTCATCCGGAAACCATCAAGGCCACCATTCTGGGCGGGCGGATGGCCGCCATGCCGGCCTGGGGTGAGATCCTCGGTGAAGGTGGCGTGAAGAACGTTGCAGCCTACGTTCGCCATGACCTGGCCGGCCTGCCGCTGCCCGCCGGCAGTACGGCCGACCTGCAAGCAGGCCAGCAAGCGTTCAACACTACGTGCGTGGCGTGTCATGGAGCCAAGGGCCAGGGTACGGAAGCGATGGGCGCGCCGAACCTGACGCACCCGGCCGGTTTCATCTACGGCACCAGCCTGACGCAGCTTGAGCAAACGATTCGCCATGGCCGCCAAGGCCATATGCCGGCGCAGAATGAAATGCTCGGCAACGACAAAGTGCAGTTGCTGGCTGCGTATGTGTACAGCTTGTCTCACGCTCCGCGTTCCGAGCATTTGCTGGCCGAGGACACAGGCGAGTAA
- the ccoN gene encoding cytochrome-c oxidase, cbb3-type subunit I, which yields MSTAISPTAYNYKVVRQFAIMTVVWGILGMGLGVFIASQLVWPELNFGLPWTSFGRLRPLHTNLVIFAFGGCALFATSYYVVQRTCQTRLISDSLAAFTFWGWQAVIVGAGISLPLGYTTSKEYAELEWPLAILLAIVWVTYALVFFGTIVKRKTKHIYVGNWFYGAFILVTAMLHIVNHMSLPVSLFKSYSAYAGATDAMIQWWYGHNAVGFFLTTGFLGMMYYFVPKQAERPIYSYRLSIVHFWALITLYIWAGPHHLHYTALPDWAQSLGMAMSIILLAPSWGGMINGMMTLSGAWHKLRTDPILRFLVVSLAFYGMSTFEGPMMAIKTVNSLSHYTDWTIGHVHAGALGWVAMISIGAVYHMIPKLFGRAQMHSTGLINTHFWLATIGTVLYIASMWVNGITQGLMWRAINDDGTLTYSFVEALQASHPGFIVRALGGAFFATGMLFMAYNVFRTVRASNPAEAKAAEQIAVVGAH from the coding sequence ATGAGCACAGCAATCAGTCCGACTGCTTATAACTATAAGGTAGTCCGCCAGTTCGCCATCATGACGGTGGTCTGGGGGATCCTTGGCATGGGGCTCGGTGTCTTCATCGCCTCGCAACTGGTCTGGCCGGAGTTGAATTTCGGTCTGCCGTGGACGAGCTTTGGACGCCTGCGCCCGTTGCACACCAACCTGGTGATTTTCGCCTTCGGTGGATGTGCACTGTTTGCCACTTCTTATTACGTCGTGCAGCGAACCTGCCAAACGCGACTGATTTCCGACAGCCTCGCGGCCTTCACCTTCTGGGGATGGCAAGCGGTGATCGTCGGTGCTGGTATCTCCTTGCCGCTGGGTTACACCACCAGCAAGGAATACGCCGAACTGGAATGGCCCCTGGCTATCCTGCTGGCCATTGTCTGGGTTACCTACGCTTTGGTGTTCTTCGGCACCATCGTCAAGCGCAAGACCAAGCACATCTATGTCGGTAACTGGTTCTACGGTGCCTTCATCCTCGTGACTGCGATGCTGCACATCGTCAACCACATGTCGCTGCCGGTCAGCCTGTTCAAGTCCTACTCGGCCTACGCCGGTGCGACTGACGCGATGATCCAGTGGTGGTACGGCCACAACGCCGTAGGTTTCTTCCTGACCACGGGCTTCCTGGGGATGATGTACTACTTCGTGCCGAAACAGGCCGAGCGTCCAATCTATTCCTATCGCCTGTCGATCGTGCACTTCTGGGCGCTGATCACCCTGTACATCTGGGCCGGTCCGCACCACCTGCACTACACCGCCTTGCCGGACTGGGCACAATCGCTGGGCATGGCGATGTCGATCATCCTGCTGGCTCCGAGCTGGGGCGGCATGATCAACGGCATGATGACCCTGTCGGGCGCCTGGCATAAGCTGCGCACCGACCCGATCCTGCGCTTCCTGGTGGTTTCCCTGGCGTTCTACGGCATGTCGACCTTCGAAGGTCCGATGATGGCGATCAAGACCGTGAACTCCCTGTCGCACTACACCGACTGGACCATCGGCCACGTACACGCCGGCGCCTTGGGCTGGGTGGCGATGATTTCCATCGGTGCGGTCTACCACATGATCCCGAAACTGTTCGGTCGCGCGCAAATGCACAGCACCGGCCTGATCAACACTCACTTCTGGCTCGCGACCATCGGTACCGTGCTCTACATCGCTTCGATGTGGGTCAACGGCATTACCCAGGGCCTGATGTGGCGTGCAATCAACGATGACGGCACCCTCACCTACTCGTTCGTAGAAGCGCTGCAAGCCAGCCACCCGGGCTTCATCGTCCGCGCCTTGGGCGGTGCATTCTTCGCCACCGGCATGCTGTTCATGGCCTACAACGTATTCCGTACCGTACGCGCCTCGAACCCGGCTGAAGCCAAAGCCGCCGAACAGATTGCCGTAGTTGGAGCTCACTGA
- the ccoO gene encoding cytochrome-c oxidase, cbb3-type subunit II, whose amino-acid sequence MKHEAVEKNIGLLAFFMVIAVSIGGLTQIVPLFFQDVTNKPVEGMKPRTALELEGRDVYIANGCVGCHSQMIRPFRAETERYGHYSVAGESVWDHPFLWGSKRTGPDLARVGGRYSDDWQRAHLYNPRNVVPESKMPAYPFLVENKLDGKDTAKKMEVLRTLGVPYTDEDIAGAKDAVKGKTEMDALVAYLQGLGTIIKSKR is encoded by the coding sequence ATGAAGCATGAAGCAGTCGAGAAGAATATTGGCCTGCTGGCCTTCTTCATGGTCATCGCCGTCAGCATCGGCGGCCTGACCCAGATCGTTCCGCTGTTTTTCCAGGATGTCACCAACAAGCCGGTCGAAGGCATGAAGCCTCGCACCGCCCTTGAACTGGAAGGCCGGGACGTTTACATCGCCAACGGTTGTGTCGGCTGCCACTCGCAGATGATCCGTCCGTTCCGTGCTGAAACCGAACGCTACGGTCACTACTCGGTCGCCGGTGAAAGCGTCTGGGACCACCCGTTCCTGTGGGGTTCCAAGCGTACCGGTCCGGACCTGGCCCGTGTCGGCGGTCGTTACTCCGATGACTGGCAGCGTGCGCACTTGTACAACCCGCGCAACGTAGTGCCTGAGTCGAAAATGCCGGCCTACCCGTTCCTCGTGGAAAACAAGCTCGACGGCAAAGACACCGCCAAGAAAATGGAAGTCTTGCGCACGCTCGGCGTTCCTTACACCGACGAAGACATCGCCGGTGCCAAGGATGCTGTGAAGGGCAAAACCGAAATGGACGCGCTGGTGGCCTATCTGCAAGGCCTGGGCACCATCATCAAAAGCAAACGGTGA
- a CDS encoding CcoQ/FixQ family Cbb3-type cytochrome c oxidase assembly chaperone, protein MDIGMIRGLGTVVVMVAFIGLALWVFSPKRKSEFEDATLLPFADDPEAIKHVEQASRSNKE, encoded by the coding sequence ATGGATATCGGGATGATTCGTGGCCTGGGCACCGTCGTTGTGATGGTCGCCTTCATCGGTCTGGCGTTGTGGGTATTCAGCCCCAAGCGCAAGTCGGAGTTCGAAGACGCGACCTTGCTGCCTTTCGCGGATGATCCCGAAGCCATCAAGCACGTCGAGCAAGCTTCTAGGAGTAACAAAGAATGA
- the ccoP gene encoding cytochrome-c oxidase, cbb3-type subunit III — translation MTKFWSLYVTVLSLGTIFSLTWLLLSTRKGQRTEQTDQTVGHSFDGIEEYDNPLPKWWFMLFVGTIIFALGYLALYPGLGNWKGLLPGYNYLDNEKQTAFANGQTGWTGVHEWEKEMAKSDAKFGPIFAKFAAMPIEEVAKDPQALKMGGRLFASNCSVCHGSDAKGAYGFPNLTDADWRWGGEPETIKTTIMGGRHAVMPAWAEVIGEQGVADVAAFVLTNLDGRKLPEGAKADPVAGQKLFAANCVACHGPQGKGTPAMGAPDLTHPGAFIYGSSFAQLQQTIRYGRQGQMPAQEAMQGNDKVHLLAAYVYSLSHGEKAPAEDAQ, via the coding sequence ATGACTAAATTCTGGAGTCTGTACGTCACAGTCCTCAGTCTCGGTACGATCTTTTCCCTGACCTGGCTGCTGCTGTCGACCCGCAAGGGCCAGCGCACCGAGCAGACGGATCAGACGGTTGGGCACTCCTTCGACGGGATCGAGGAGTACGACAACCCGCTGCCGAAATGGTGGTTCATGCTGTTCGTGGGCACCATCATCTTCGCTTTGGGCTACCTGGCGCTGTATCCGGGCTTGGGCAACTGGAAGGGCCTGCTTCCGGGTTACAACTACCTGGATAACGAAAAGCAGACTGCGTTCGCCAACGGCCAGACCGGCTGGACTGGCGTTCATGAGTGGGAAAAGGAAATGGCCAAATCGGACGCCAAGTTCGGTCCGATCTTCGCCAAATTCGCTGCCATGCCAATCGAAGAAGTGGCCAAGGATCCGCAAGCCTTGAAGATGGGTGGCCGTCTGTTCGCCTCCAACTGCTCGGTCTGCCACGGTTCCGACGCCAAGGGCGCCTATGGCTTCCCTAACCTGACCGACGCCGACTGGCGTTGGGGCGGCGAGCCGGAAACCATCAAGACCACCATCATGGGTGGCCGTCACGCGGTCATGCCGGCATGGGCTGAAGTGATCGGCGAGCAAGGCGTTGCCGACGTGGCCGCGTTTGTCCTGACCAACCTCGACGGCCGCAAGCTGCCGGAAGGCGCCAAGGCCGATCCGGTTGCCGGCCAGAAGCTGTTCGCCGCCAACTGCGTGGCATGTCACGGCCCGCAAGGCAAAGGCACTCCGGCCATGGGCGCACCTGACCTGACTCACCCGGGCGCGTTCATCTACGGTTCGAGCTTCGCTCAACTGCAGCAGACCATCCGTTACGGCCGTCAGGGCCAGATGCCTGCGCAAGAAGCCATGCAGGGTAACGACAAGGTTCACCTGTTGGCCGCTTACGTCTACAGCCTGTCTCACGGCGAGAAGGCTCCGGCGGAAGATGCCCAGTAA
- the ccoG gene encoding cytochrome c oxidase accessory protein CcoG, which yields MSNQIPVHDVTPPAKNANNSVDLYASREKIYTRAFTGLFRNLRMTGGAVLFLLYFGTVWLNWGGHQAVWWNLPERKFFIFGATFWPQDFILLSGMLIIAAFGLFFITVYAGRVWCGYTCPQSVWTWIFMWCEKVTEGDRNQRIKLDKAPMSANKLLRKFSKHTMWLLIGFVTGMTFVGYFSPIRELVIDFFTGQADGWSYFWVGFFTLATYGNAGWLREQVCIYMCPYARFQSVMFDKDTLIVSYDPRRGESRGPRKKGIDYKAQGLGDCIDCTMCVQVCPTGIDIRDGLQIECIGCAACIDACDAIMDKMEYPRGLISYTTEHNLSGQKTHKLRPRLIGYAVVLLAMISLLVTAFFMRSLVGFDVSKDRVLYRENAEGRIENVYSLKIMNKDQRDHTYILEASGLPDLKMQGRREIKVAAGDIVSQPAELSVAPEKLPSSTNEVKFILKDADDDSVHIEAKSRFIGPQNR from the coding sequence ATGAGCAACCAGATTCCGGTACACGACGTCACTCCACCCGCCAAGAACGCGAACAACAGCGTCGACCTCTACGCCTCACGGGAAAAAATCTACACCCGCGCCTTCACCGGCCTGTTCCGCAACCTGCGGATGACCGGCGGTGCCGTGCTGTTCCTGCTGTATTTCGGTACCGTCTGGTTGAACTGGGGTGGTCATCAAGCCGTCTGGTGGAACCTGCCGGAGCGCAAGTTCTTCATCTTCGGAGCGACCTTCTGGCCCCAGGACTTCATCCTGCTGTCCGGGATGCTGATCATCGCCGCCTTCGGCCTGTTCTTCATCACCGTATACGCCGGGCGCGTCTGGTGCGGCTATACCTGCCCGCAAAGCGTGTGGACCTGGATTTTCATGTGGTGCGAAAAAGTCACCGAAGGCGACCGCAACCAGCGCATCAAGCTCGACAAGGCGCCCATGAGCGCCAACAAGTTGCTGCGCAAGTTCAGCAAACACACGATGTGGCTGTTGATTGGCTTCGTGACCGGCATGACCTTCGTCGGCTATTTCTCGCCGATACGCGAACTGGTCATCGATTTCTTCACCGGCCAGGCCGATGGCTGGTCCTATTTCTGGGTCGGTTTTTTCACCCTCGCCACCTACGGCAACGCCGGCTGGCTGCGCGAGCAGGTGTGCATTTACATGTGTCCGTACGCACGCTTCCAGAGCGTGATGTTCGACAAGGACACCCTGATCGTTTCCTACGACCCGCGCCGTGGCGAAAGCCGTGGCCCGCGCAAGAAAGGTATCGACTACAAGGCTCAGGGACTGGGTGATTGCATCGACTGCACCATGTGCGTACAGGTCTGCCCGACCGGTATCGATATCCGCGACGGGCTGCAAATCGAGTGCATCGGTTGCGCCGCCTGCATCGATGCCTGCGACGCGATCATGGACAAGATGGAGTACCCGCGCGGCCTCATCAGCTACACCACCGAACACAACCTGTCCGGGCAGAAAACCCATAAGCTGCGTCCACGCCTGATCGGCTACGCCGTGGTGTTGCTGGCGATGATCAGTTTGCTGGTGACCGCCTTCTTCATGCGTTCGCTGGTAGGTTTCGACGTCAGCAAGGACCGCGTGCTGTACCGCGAGAACGCCGAAGGCCGGATCGAAAACGTCTACAGCCTGAAGATCATGAACAAGGACCAGCGTGACCACACCTACATCCTCGAAGCCTCTGGCCTGCCGGATCTCAAGATGCAGGGTCGACGCGAGATCAAGGTCGCGGCCGGCGATATCGTCAGCCAGCCTGCCGAACTGTCCGTCGCACCGGAAAAACTGCCGTCGAGCACCAACGAGGTGAAATTCATCCTCAAGGATGCCGATGACGACAGCGTCCATATTGAAGCCAAGAGCCGATTCATCGGCCCACAAAATCGTTAA